In a genomic window of Orcinus orca chromosome 12, mOrcOrc1.1, whole genome shotgun sequence:
- the STX11 gene encoding syntaxin-11: MKDRLVELVELTKRYEQQFPDKDNEFDSPPEDIVFETDHILESLYRDIQDLQDENQQLTYDVKRLGKQNTRFLTSMRRLSSIKRDTNSIAKDIKARGESIHRKLSAMKALSEVAEAQHGAHSAVARIARAQYSALTLPFQAAMLEYNQAEMKQRENCKIRIQRQLEIMGKDVSGDQIEDMFEQGKWDVFSENLLADVKGARAALNEIESRHREMLRLESRIRDLHDLFLQMAMLVEQQADTLDVIEFNVQKTLDYTGQAKVQVSKAVQYKKKNPCRTVCCFCCPCLN, encoded by the coding sequence ATGAAGGACCGGCTAGTAGAACTTGTGGAGTTAACCAAGCGGTATGAACAGCAGTTCCCAGACAAGGACAATGAATTTGACTCGCCCCCCGAGGATATCGTGTTCGAGACGGACCACATCCTGGAATCCTTGTACCGAGACATCCAGGACCTTCAGGATGAAAACCAGCAGCTAACTTACGACGTGAAGCGGCTGGGAAAGCAGAACACCCGCTTCCTCACGTCCATGAGGCGCCTCAGCAGCATCAAGCGGGACACCAACTCGATTGCCAAGGACATCAAGGCCCGGGGCGAGAGCATCCACCGCAAGCTGAGCGCCATGAAGGCGCTGAGCGAGGTCGCCGAGGCCCAGCACGGCGCGCACTCGGCCGTGGCGCGCATCGCGCGCGCACAGTACAGCGCTCTCACCCTCCCGTTCCAGGCCGCCATGCTCGAGTACAACCAGGCCGAGATGAAGCAGCGCGAAAACTGCAAGATCCGCATCCAGCGCCAGCTGGAGATCATGGGCAAGGACGTGTCGGGCGACCAGATCGAGGACATGTTCGAACAAGGCAAGTGGGACGTGTTCTCAGAGAACCTGCTGGCTGACGTGAAGGGCGCGCGGGCGGCCCTCAACGAGATCGAGAGCCGCCACCGCGAGATGCTGCGGCTGGAGAGCCGCATCCGTGACCTGCACGACCTCTTCCTGCAGATGGCCATGCTGGTGGAGCAGCAGGCTGACACCCTGGACGTCATCGAGTTCAACGTGCAGAAGACCCTCGACTACACCGGCCAGGCCAAGGTGCAGGTGAGCAAGGCCGTGCAGTACAAGAAGAAGAACCCCTGCCGGACCgtctgctgcttctgctgccccTGCCTCAACTAG